From the genome of Candidatus Cloacimonadota bacterium, one region includes:
- a CDS encoding ribosomal L7Ae/L30e/S12e/Gadd45 family protein → MLIKERKSRNKDQNAGNNYWSSIATLLGFANKAGKLKFGFSACYQSCVKKKAKLVLITHDLSDHTIRKLKSIIDQNRIKTITYGTKEQFGLLFNRSDIGLISVEDPDFASGIEKIFA, encoded by the coding sequence ATGCTGATAAAAGAACGAAAATCAAGAAATAAAGACCAAAATGCTGGAAATAATTATTGGTCATCAATAGCAACTTTGCTTGGATTTGCCAATAAAGCCGGAAAGTTAAAATTTGGCTTCTCTGCTTGTTATCAGTCATGTGTAAAGAAAAAAGCCAAATTAGTTCTAATTACCCATGATCTCAGCGATCACACAATAAGAAAACTGAAGTCGATCATCGATCAGAACAGAATAAAGACTATAACTTACGGCACTAAAGAACAGTTTGGGTTATTATTTAATAGAAGCGATATCGGTTTGATCTCTGTAGAAGATCCAGATTTTGCATCCGGTATTGAAAAGATTTTTGCCTAA
- a CDS encoding DUF448 domain-containing protein, translating into MPNRASRAGHIPYRTCVVCRKKKEKKEMIRFANLENDLIFDCRQRLEMRGFYVCDVNDCIILLDKWFRKFLRKNTRLGEGK; encoded by the coding sequence ATGCCAAACAGAGCATCCAGAGCAGGTCATATACCTTACAGGACTTGTGTTGTCTGCCGTAAAAAGAAAGAGAAAAAAGAGATGATACGATTTGCTAATTTAGAAAATGATCTTATTTTCGATTGTCGACAACGGCTTGAGATGAGGGGCTTTTATGTCTGTGACGTGAATGATTGTATCATCCTATTAGATAAATGGTTTAGAAAGTTTTTGCGGAAAAATACTCGTTTAGGTGAAGGTAAATAA
- the nusA gene encoding transcription termination factor NusA — MAANITSVIMELATTKQIDKSKIEEEIKISLYTAISKKLLPENELEIIADFENDKLAARIKKLVVEEDMKLGDISLQDALKINKKAKLGDYIEVEVPIVDFEPKIINIARKTIQERIRKIEEDRIIFDYEKQKGQIVSGKIRSVDYNGYKIDIGYTDALLPVEEQVESEYYKVNDIIRSYVVNIRKRRNEVMVILSRNRPEFVQRLFELEIPEIHEGDVIIKKIVREPGIRTKVAVSAQKKAIDPVGACFGKNSTRIDMIRRELHGEIIDVISWDESPEQLIANAIGNDLVDKVYLSDRGRFGRIVVSEKNKNLAIGKQGKNVRLAAKLTEYSLDIYTEEEFEEKIAEERRITSHISELDGVTPKIADILKKHGYTSVQDIFKASIEELCSMENIGEKTAQKIKESAEYF; from the coding sequence ATGGCAGCTAATATTACATCAGTGATAATGGAATTGGCAACAACAAAGCAGATCGATAAATCCAAGATAGAAGAGGAGATCAAGATTAGTCTTTATACAGCAATTTCGAAAAAGTTGCTTCCGGAGAACGAATTGGAAATTATCGCTGACTTTGAGAATGACAAATTAGCCGCGCGGATTAAGAAATTGGTAGTTGAAGAGGATATGAAACTTGGAGATATCTCTCTCCAGGATGCCTTGAAAATCAATAAAAAAGCGAAGCTGGGTGATTATATCGAAGTCGAAGTTCCCATTGTAGATTTCGAACCAAAGATTATCAATATTGCCAGAAAGACAATACAGGAAAGGATTCGCAAGATTGAAGAAGATCGGATAATTTTCGATTATGAGAAGCAGAAGGGACAGATCGTCTCTGGTAAAATTAGGTCAGTAGATTATAATGGTTATAAAATTGATATTGGATATACAGATGCTCTTCTGCCTGTTGAAGAACAGGTAGAAAGTGAATATTACAAGGTTAATGATATCATAAGATCATATGTCGTCAATATCCGCAAGAGAAGAAATGAAGTAATGGTTATCTTGTCGCGAAACAGACCGGAATTTGTGCAGAGATTATTTGAATTGGAAATACCGGAAATCCATGAGGGCGATGTAATAATTAAGAAGATAGTTCGCGAACCCGGAATAAGAACAAAGGTAGCTGTTTCAGCACAGAAGAAGGCTATTGATCCTGTAGGTGCCTGCTTTGGGAAAAACAGTACCCGTATTGATATGATACGCAGGGAGTTACATGGCGAGATCATTGATGTGATCTCGTGGGATGAATCACCAGAGCAACTCATTGCCAATGCTATCGGCAACGACCTCGTTGATAAGGTTTATCTTTCTGATAGAGGCAGATTCGGGAGAATAGTAGTTTCCGAGAAAAACAAGAATCTGGCAATTGGAAAGCAGGGGAAGAATGTTCGCCTTGCCGCTAAATTGACTGAATATAGTTTAGATATATATACAGAGGAGGAGTTTGAGGAGAAAATTGCAGAAGAGAGACGTATTACCAGTCATATTTCCGAACTGGACGGGGTAACTCCTAAAATAGCCGATATTCTCAAGAAACATGGTTACACTTCAGTACAAGATATCTTTAAAGCATCGATTGAGGAGTTATGTAGTATGGAAAACATCGGTGAGAAAACAGCTCAGAAGATCAAAGAATCTGCAGAATATTTCTAA
- a CDS encoding ribosome maturation factor RimP — MILEKIRELVEKITQECGVDLYDLEMKNTNKGKVLRVFITRQGGITLSDCSRVSRLMGNELDIVDLIANHYFLEVSSPGLERSLKTPKQFEQAVNEQVKITYRQDDKNIVVTGLLTKVSSTGIVLEQKQTKKEETQIVNIPFEKIKKARTVYEFKNKKGE, encoded by the coding sequence ATGATATTAGAGAAGATCAGAGAGTTAGTAGAAAAAATAACCCAAGAGTGTGGTGTTGATCTCTATGACCTGGAGATGAAGAACACCAATAAAGGGAAAGTATTACGAGTCTTTATTACTCGTCAAGGAGGGATAACTCTCTCTGATTGTTCCAGAGTTAGCCGGTTAATGGGTAACGAGCTTGATATAGTAGATCTAATTGCTAACCATTACTTTCTTGAAGTATCCTCACCCGGACTGGAACGTTCTTTGAAAACCCCAAAACAATTTGAACAGGCGGTTAACGAACAGGTTAAGATAACTTATCGGCAGGATGATAAGAATATTGTGGTCACCGGTTTGCTGACGAAGGTCTCTTCTACAGGTATAGTTCTTGAACAGAAACAGACCAAGAAAGAAGAAACGCAAATAGTTAACATTCCTTTTGAAAAGATCAAAAAGGCACGGACCGTCTATGAATTTAAAAATAAAAAAGGAGAATAG